Proteins encoded together in one Meles meles chromosome 7, mMelMel3.1 paternal haplotype, whole genome shotgun sequence window:
- the KCNJ4 gene encoding inward rectifier potassium channel 4 translates to MHGHSRNGQAHVPRRKRRNRFVKKNGQCNVYFANLSNKSQRYMADIFTTCVDTRWRYMLMIFSAAFLVSWLFFGLLFWCIAFFHGDLEAGPAAAAAAAAAATATAAAGGGAPAAPTAPKPCIMHVNGFLGAFLFSVETQTTIGYGFRCVTEECPLAVIAVVVQSIVGCVIDSFMIGTIMAKMARPKKRAQTLLFSHHAVISVRDGKLCLMWRVGNLRKSHIVEAHVRAQLIKPYMTQEGEYLPLDQRDLNVGYDIGLDRIFLVSPIIIVHEIDEDSPLYGMGKEELESEDFEIVVILEGMVEATAMTTQARSSYLASEILWGHRFEPVVFEEKSHYKVDYSRFHKTYEVAGTPCCSARELQESKITVLPAPPPPPSAFCYENELALMSQEEEEMEEEAAAAAAVAAGLGLEAGSKEEAGIIRMLEFGSHLDLERIQATLPLDNISYRRESAI, encoded by the coding sequence ATGCACGGGCACAGCCGCAACGGGCAGGCCCACGTGCCCCGGCGGAAACGCCGGAACCGCTTCGTCAAGAAGAACGGCCAATGCAACGTCTACTTCGCCAACCTGAGCAACAAGTCGCAGCGCTACATGGCGGACATCTTCACCACGTGCGTGGACACGCGCTGGCGCTACATGCTCATGATCTTCTCCGCGGCCTTCCTCGTGTCCTGGCTCTTCTTCGGCCTCCTCTTCTGGTGCATCGCCTTCTTCCACGGCGACCTGGAGGCcggcccggcggcggcggcggcggcggcggcggcggccacggcgacggcggcggcgggagggggtgccCCGGCGGCCCCGACGGCCcccaagccctgcatcatgcaCGTGAACGGCTTCCTGGGCGCCTTCCTGTTCTCGGTGGAGACGCAGACGACCATCGGCTACGGGTTCCGCTGCGTGACGGAGGAGTGCCCGCTGGCGGTCATCGCCGTGGTGGTGCAGTCCATCGTGGGCTGCGTCATCGACTCCTTCATGATCGGCACCATCATGGCCAAGATGGCTCGGCCCAAGAAGCGGGCGCAGACGCTGCTGTTCAGCCACCACGCGGTCATCTCGGTGCGCGACGGCAAGCTCTGCCTCATGTGGCGCGTGGGCAACCTGCGCAAGAGCCACATCGTGGAGGCGCACGTGCGGGCCCAGCTCATCAAGCCCTACATGACCCAGGAGGGCGAGTACCTGCCGCTGGACCAGCGGGACCTCAACGTGGGCTACGACATCGGCCTGGACCGCATCTTCCTGGTGTCGCCCATCATCATCGTCCACGAGATCGACGAGGACAGCCCGCTCTACGGCATGGGCAAGGAGGAGCTGGAGTCGGAGGACTTTGAGATCGTGGTCATCCTCGAGGGCATGGTGGAGGCCACCGCCATGACCACCCAGGCCCGCAGCTCCTACCTGGCCAGCGAGATCCTGTGGGGCCACCGCTTCGAGCCCGTGGTCTTCGAGGAGAAGAGTCATTACAAGGTGGACTACTCGCGCTTCCACAAGACCTACGAGGTGGCCGGCACGCCCTGCTGCTCGGCCCGGGAGCTGCAGGAGAGCAAGATCACGGTGctgcccgccccgccgcccccgcccagTGCCTTCTGCTACGAGAACGAGCTGGCCCTCATGagccaggaggaagaggagatggaggaggaggcggcggccgcTGCTGCCGTGGCCGCGGGCCTGGGCCTGGAGGCGGGCTCCAAGGAGGAGGCGGGCATCATCCGAATGCTGGAGTTCGGCAGCCACCTGGATCTGGAGCGCATCCAAGCCACCCTCCCGCTGGACAACATCTCCTACCGCAGGGAGTCCGCCATCTGA